A region from the Microcebus murinus isolate Inina chromosome 3, M.murinus_Inina_mat1.0, whole genome shotgun sequence genome encodes:
- the DNAJC5G gene encoding dnaJ homolog subfamily C member 5G, with protein MSHVEEAARRLSKSGRSLYAVLELKKGASPEDVKKAYRSLALKYHPDKNPGNPQAAEIFKEINQAHAILGDPKKRKIYDQHGSLGIYLYDHYGEEGVRYYFTLNSCWFKTLVILCVLLTGCCFCCCCCFCCGTLKPPSEDAHMRKYEQNVQREPPRPGAKSHFRNTDYDEDD; from the exons ATGTCTCATGTGGAGGAAGCAGCCCGGCGGCTGTCCAAAAGTGGGAGGAGCCTCTATGCAGTGCTGGAGCTCAAGAAGGGTGCGTCACCTGAGGACGTCAAAAAGGCGTACAG GTCACTGGCCTTGAAGTATCACCCAGACAAGAATCCAGGGAACCCTCAAGCAGCAGAAATATTCAAGGAGATCAACCAAGCCCATGCCATACTGGGTGACCCTAAGAAGCGGAAAATCTATGACCAGCATGGCTCATTGGGAATATATCTGTATGATCACTATGGCGAAGAAGGCGTCAGATACTATTTTACTCTGAATAGTTGTTGGTTCAAG ACACTTGTCATCCTGTGTGTACTGCTCACTGGCTGCTGtttctgttgttgctgctgtttttgcTGTGGAACACTTAAACCACCTTCTGAGGATGCTCATATGAGGAAATATGAACAGAACGTCCAGAGAGAGCCTCCAAGGCCAG GAGCCAAAAGTCACTTTAGAAACACTGACTATGACGAAGATGATTAA